The proteins below come from a single Triticum aestivum cultivar Chinese Spring chromosome 5D, IWGSC CS RefSeq v2.1, whole genome shotgun sequence genomic window:
- the LOC123122654 gene encoding probable protein S-acyltransferase 19 yields the protein MARKHGWQLPAHTLQIVAITVFFLLVVAFYAFFAPFLGTQVLEYVAIGIYTPMALAVFILYIRCTSINPADHGIMARFEDGFVDVPANSDGLEGINLPQKANSAIGTHSPTSTCRSSLDGHSNHRGTSIGEANVNVSSQLPKKRSSCFLFGGLVCALFVKEDCRKPDDSEQQANGEEALFCTLCNAEVRKFSKHCRSCDKCVDGFDHHCRWLNNCVGRKNYFTFIALMAISLLWLAIEFGVGIAVLVLCFVDKNSPRILQEKLGNGLTRAPFAVIVGIFTLLSLVACVPLGELFFFHMILIRKGISTYDYVVAMRAMSEGIPEDEEGANIIYSPSNSATTGFSVGSSLGLHHKGAWCTPPRIFIDQDEVIPHLDPGMVPSTVDPDAAGYAERANKAKKPVKISARSLAKLDRNEVMKAAAKARASSSVLRPIDARHGHEADISSSGNASVRSSMSVDYSATKESRSEMRLSPLQNSYPQSLASQDDYETGTQTASSLSSPVHIHKLAPHAQFRAAPHPAPPPERPALGITRPPVPATHISNNPMFQSATSYVRENRRASVVWDQEAGRYVSVPMQTTRTGPGVELPARNPSFLANPSGEPGNHGRNLAPANTTSSAIPSGQPSERLTYTGQSIFFGGPILSTTGINAERNEAGTRVRPEGSRDPNSHQRDIRGEKARTGSFPLFEPRNF from the exons ATGGCGCGGAAGCACGGCTGGCAGCTCCCGGCCCACACCCTGCAG ATTGTTGCAATTACTGTATTCTTCCTTCTGGTGGTTGCATTTTATGCCTTCTTTGCACCATTTCTGGGAACACAAGTCCTTGAGTATGTTGCGATAGGCATTTATACTCCCATG GCGTTGGCTGTCTTCATCCTTTACATCCGGTGCACAAGTATTAATCCTGCTGATCATGGTATCATGGCAAGGTTTGAGGATGGTTTTGTCGATGTACCTGCTAACAGCGATGGATTGGAAGGCATAAACTTGCCCCAGAAAGCAAACAGCGCTATTGGAACACACTCCCCAACATCTACTTGCAGAAGCTCTCTAGATGGCCATTCTAATCACAGAGGTACATCTATAGGGGAAGCAAACGTAAATGTGAGCTCACAACTGCCGAAGAAAAGATCaagttgtttcctctttggtgggcTCGTGTGTGCTTTATTTGTTAAGGAGGACTGCCGGAAGCCTGATGATTCAGAGCAACAAGCTAATGGCGAAGAGGCTCTGTTTTGCACATTATGCAATGCTGAG GTTCGCAAATTCAGTAAACACTGCAGAAGCTGTGACAAGTGCGTGGATGGATTTGATCATCATTGTCGG TGGCTGAATAATTGTGTTGGGCGGAAGAACTACTTCACGTTTATTGCTCTGATGGCAATCAGTCTCCTATGG CTTGCAATTGAATTTGGAGTGGGCATTGCTGTTCTTGTTCTCTGCTTTGTCGATAAGAATTCACCAAGAATTCTCCAAGAAAAGCTTGGGAATGGCTTGACTCGCGCTCCATTTGCTGTGATTGTA GGTATATTCACACTTCTGTCATTAGTGGCCTGCGTACCTTTAGGAGAACTTTTCTTCTTCCACATGATATTGATCAGAAAG GGGATCTCAACCTATGATTATGTGGTCGCAATGAGAGCTATGAGCGAGGGGATTCCAGAAGACGAGGAAGGAGCAAATATCATCTATTCCCCCTCAAATTCAGCAACAACCGGATTCAGTGTTGGAAGTTCTCTTGGCCTTCACCACAAGGGTGCTTGGTGTACACCTCCAAGAATATTTATTGATCAG GATGAAGTGATTCCACATTTGGACCCTGGGATGGTTCCTTCAACCGTTGATCCTGATGCTGCTGGATACGCTGAAAGAGCAAACAAAGCCAAGAAGCCAGTCAAGATCAGTGCCCGGAGCCTTGCAAAGCTGGACAGAAACGAGGTGATGAAAGCTGCGGCAAAAGCTCGGGCATCATCCTCTGTTCTCCGACCAATAGATGCCCGTCATGGCCATGAAGCTGATATTAGCTCCAGTGGCAATGCCAGCGTCAGGAGTAGTATGAGTGTTGATTACAGTGCTACAAAGGAATCGAGGAGTGAGATGAGGCTGTCTCCTCTACAGAACTCATATCCACAGAGTCTTGCAAGCCAGGATGACTATGAGACTGGCACACAGACCGCAAGCAGTTTAAGCAGCCCGGTCCACATCCACAAGCTTGCCCCTCATGCTCAATTTCGTGCAGCACCTCATCCAGCTCCACCTCCTGAAAGGCCTGCGCTAGGGATTACAAGGCCACCTGTTCCTGCCACACATATAAGTAACAACCCAATGTTCCAGTCAGCCACATCATATGTCAGGGAGAACCGCAGAGCCTCTGTTGTCTGGGATCAAGAGGCTGGTCGGTACGTGTCAGTGCCCATGCAAACAACAAGAACAGGACCCGGTGTTGAGCTGCCTGCAAGAAACCCAAGTTTCTTGGCGAATCCAAGTGGTGAACCAGGCAACCATGGGAGAAATCTTGCACCTGCGAACACGACATCATCAGCGATTCCTTCGGGCCAGCCGTCTGAGAGATTGACGTACACAGGCCAATCAATATTCTTTGGTGGGCCAATCCTGAGCACCACCGGCATAAATGCAGAAAGGAATGAGGCTGGCACAAGAGTGCGCCCTGAGGGAAGCAGAGATCCCAACTCCCACCAGCGGGACATCCGTGGCGAGAAGGCTCGGACAGGCTCCTTCCCGTTGTTTGAGCCTAGGAATTTCTAA